In a single window of the Diospyros lotus cultivar Yz01 chromosome 10, ASM1463336v1, whole genome shotgun sequence genome:
- the LOC127811371 gene encoding extensin-2-like isoform X7 — MTFPSGGPSRAWGRLIRPQLLLAFAIGLFLSSVNVVQADADPYIYASPPPPYVYMSPPPPSPSPPPPYLYKSPPPPSPSPPPPYIYKSPPPPSPSPPRPYVYKSPPPPSSSPPPPYVYKSPPPPPYVYKSPPPPSPSPPPPYVYKSPPPPSPSPPPPYIYKSPPPPYIYKSPPPPYIYKSPPPPSPSPPPPYVYKSPPPPSPSPPPPYIYKSPPPPLSSPPPIPYVYKSPPPPIPSPSPPYVYKSPPPPLLSPVPPYQYKSPPPPSPSPPPPYYYKSPPPPSPTPSPPYYYKSPPPPLSSPPPPYSYKSPPPPSYSPPPYYYKSPPPPSLSSPPPYYYKSPPPPPKLPSPPYYYKSPPPPSPSPPPPYYYKSPPPPAKSPTLPPYYYKSPPPPMPYPHPHPHPFVFKVVGKVYCFRCYDWKYPKKSHAKKHLQGAVVEVKCMEGDKEIMAYGTTKINGKYSITVNGFNYDKYGGKACTAKLHMPPKNSPCNIPTNLHWGIKGAKLRVKSKTPHEVVLYAKPFAYAPKKPYKQCYKPTPTPTPTPYYYKSPPPPSPAYYYKSPPPPSPLPPKHYYYNSPPPPKNSPSPSPPYYYKSPPPPSTPYYYKSPPPPSHFPVHPPYYYKSPPPPSPSLPPPYYYESPPPPSSSPPPPYYYKSPPPPSPTTTPPYYYKSPPPPSSSPPPPYYYKSPPPPSPSPPPPYYYKSPPPPLPILAPPYYYKSPPPPSPSPPSPYYYKSPPPPSPSPHPPYYYKSPPPPSSSPPPPYYYKSPPPPSLSPPPAYYYKSPPPPSPSPPPPYYYKSPPPPTYSPPPSYYYKSPPPPSPYPPPPYYYKSPPPPSHSPPPPYYYKSPPPPSPSPPSPYYYKSPPPPSPSPPHPYYYKSPPPPSPSPQPPYYYKSPPPPTYSPPPYLYKSPPPPSPSPPPPYLYKSPPPPSPSPLPPYHYMSPPPPSPLPPPPYYYKSPPPPSPSQPPPYLYKSPPPPSSSPPPPYHYTSPPPPSLSPPPPYLYKSPPPPSPSPPPPYLYKSPPPPSPSPPPPYHYTSPPPPSSSPPPPYLYKSPPPPSHSPPPPYYYKSPPPPSPSPPPPYLYKSPPPPYHYSSPPPPVKSPPLQAYPYASPPPPTYY, encoded by the exons ATGACATTTCCCAGCGGCGGCCCCTCAAGGGCATGGGGCCGTCTGATTCGGCCGCAGCTGCTACTGGCATTCGCCATTGGGCTGTTCCTTTCCAGCGTTAATGTAGTCCAGGCAGATGCTGACCCCTACATCTACGCCTCCCCTCCACCACCGTATGTCTATATGTCGCCGCCCCCACCCTCTCCCTCTCCTCCGCCACCTTATTTGTATAAATCACCTCCACCACCATCCCCTTCTCCGCCACCACCATATATCTATAAATCTCCCCCGCCCCCATCCCCTTCTCCACCACGGCCTTATGTCTACAAGTCACCTCCGCCACCATCCTCTTCTCCACCGCCACCATATGTCTACAAATCTCCACCACCGCCTCCTTATGTCTACAAATCTCCACCACCGCCTTCTCCATCTCCACCGCCACCATATGTTTACAAATCTCCGCCACCACCTTCTCCATCTCCACCACCTCCTTACATCTACAAATCTCCACCACCTCCTTACATCTACAAATCTCCACCACCTCCTTACATCTACAAATCTCCACCACCCCCTTCTCCATCTCCTCCGCCACCATATGTTTACAAATCTCCACCACCACCTTCTCCATCTCCACCGCCTCCTTACATCTACAAATCTCCACCACCGCCTCTTTCATCTCCTCCGCCAATACCATATGTTTATAAATCTCCACCGCCACCCATTCCATCTCCATCGCCACCATATGTGTACAAATCTCCACCACCTCCATTGCTTTCTCCAGTTCCACCATATCAATACAAGTCCCCACCTCCACCTTCaccatcaccaccaccaccatacTACTATAAGTCCCCACCACCACCGTCGCCTACTCCTTCTCCACCTTACTATTACAAGTCGCCTCCACCACCATTGTCGTCCCCACCACCTCCTTATTCTTACAAATCCCCACCACCACCGTCCTATTCTCCTCCACCATACTATTACAAGTcgcctccaccaccatctctATCGTCACCACCTCCCTACTACTACAAGTCCCCGCCTCCACCGCCCAAATTACCTTCTCCACCTTATTATTACAAGTCGCCGCCGCCACCATCGCCATCACCACCACCCCCCTACTATTATAAATCTCCGCCGCCTCCAGCTAAATCTCCAACATTGCCACCTTACTATTACAAATCTCCACCACCACCAATGCCTTACCCTCATCCCCACCCCCATCCATTTGTTTTTAAGGTTGTTGGAAAGGTTTACTGCTTCAGATGTTATGATTGGAAGTATCCAAAGAAGTCACATGCCAAGAAACATCTCCAag GTGCTGTTGTGGAAGTGAAGTGCATGGAAGGTGATAAAGAAATAATGGCATATGGAACCACTAAGATCAATGGCAAATACAGCATCACTGTAAATGGCTTCAATTACGACAAATATGGAGGCAAGGCTTGCACAGCCAAGCTCCACATGCCTCCGAAGAACTCCCCATGCAACATTCCCACAAACCTCCATTGGGGCATCAAAGGTGCCAAGCTTAGGGTCAAGTCCAAGACCCCTCATGAAGTTGTTCTTTATGCTAAACCTTTTGCCTATGCACCTAAGAAACCTTACAAGCAATGCTATAAGCCGACCCCCACCCCCACGCCTACCCCTTACTACTACAAGTCCCCGCCTCCTCCATCCCCAGCCTATTACTACAAGTCCCCACCACCTCCTTCGCCATTACCACCAAAAcattattattacaattctCCACCACCGCCTAAAAATTCACCATCGCCTTCTCCTCCATACTACTACAAGTCACCACCACCTCCATCAACACCCTACTACTACAAATCACCCCCACCACCATCACATTTCCCTGTTCACCCACCATACTACTACAAGTCTCCCCCACCTCCTTCACCTTCTCTTCCCCCACCCTATTACTACGAATCCCCACCCCCACCATCTTCGTCACCCCCGCCGCCTTACTACTACAAGTCTCCTCCACCACCATCACCAACTACTACACCACCTTACTATTACAAGTcgcctccaccaccatcttcCTCTCCTCCACCACCTTACTATTACAAATCTCCACCCCCACCATCTCCATCACCCCCACCTCCTTACTATTACAAGTCCCCCCCACCACCATTACCAATTCTTGCACCACCTTATTATTATAAGTcgcctccaccaccatctcccTCTCCTCCATCACCTTACTATTACAAATCTCCACCCCCACCATCTCCATCACCGCATCCTCCATACTACTACAAGTCTCCCCCACCACCATCATCATCTCCTCCACCACCTTATTACTACAAATCTCCTCCTCCACCATCTTTATCACCACCACCTGCATACTACTACAAATCACCCCCGCCACCATCTCCATCTCCCCCACCACCTTATTACTACAAATCTCCACCCCCGCCAACCTATTCACCACCTCCTTCATACTACTACAAGTCTCCCCCTCCACCGTCACCATATCCTCCTCCACCCTACTACTACAAGTCCCCACCTCCACCATCTCATTCACCACCTCCCCCATATTACTACAAGTCTCCTCCACCACCGTCTCCATCTCCTCCTTCACCATACTACTACAAGTCTCCTCCACCACCATCCCCATCACCACCACATCCTTACTACTACAAGTCACCCCCGCCACCATCTCCATCTCCCCAGCCACCTTACTACTACAAATCTCCTCCCCCGCCAACCTATTCACCACCACCTTACCTTTACAAGTCTCCTCCACCACCATCGCCATCTCCCCCACCACCTTACCTTTACAAGTCTCCCCCACCACCATCGCCATCTCCTTTACCACCTTACCACTACATGTCTCCACCCCCACCATCCCCATTGCCACCTCCTCCATACTACTACAAGTCTCCGCCACCACCATCGCCATCCCAACCTCCTCCATAC CTTTACAAGTCTCCCCCACCACCATCATCATCTCCTCCACCACCTTACCACTACACATCTCCACCCCCACCATCCCTATCGCCACCTCCTCCATACCTCTACAAGTCTCCACCACCTCCATCACCATCGCCACCTCCTCCATACCTCTACAAGTCTCCACCACCTCCATCACCATCTCCTCCACCGCCTTACCACTACACATCTCCACCCCCACCATCCTCATCCCCACCCCCTCCATACCTATACAAGTCTCCCCCACCACCATCCCATTCACCACCACCTCCCTATTACTACAAGTCACCCCCACCCCCTTCACCATCTCCTCCACCACCATACCTCTACAAATCTCCCCCTCCCCCATACCACTACTCCTCACCTCCCCCGCCAGTGAAGTCACCCCCACTTCAAGCATACCCCTATGCTTCTCCTCCACCGCCAACTTACTACTAA
- the LOC127811371 gene encoding extensin-2-like isoform X4, producing the protein MTFPSGGPSRAWGRLIRPQLLLAFAIGLFLSSVNVVQADADPYIYASPPPPYVYMSPPPPSPSPPPPYLYKSPPPPSPSPPPPYIYKSPPPPSPSPPRPYVYKSPPPPSSSPPPPYVYKSPPPPPYVYKSPPPPSPSPPPPYVYKSPPPPSPSPPPPYIYKSPPPPYIYKSPPPPYIYKSPPPPSPSPPPPYVYKSPPPPSPSPPPPYIYKSPPPPLSSPPPIPYVYKSPPPPIPSPSPPYVYKSPPPPLLSPVPPYQYKSPPPPSPSPPPPYYYKSPPPPSPTPSPPYYYKSPPPPLSSPPPPYSYKSPPPPSYSPPPYYYKSPPPPSLSSPPPYYYKSPPPPPKLPSPPYYYKSPPPPSPSPPPPYYYKSPPPPAKSPTLPPYYYKSPPPPMPYPHPHPHPFVFKVVGKVYCFRCYDWKYPKKSHAKKHLQGAVVEVKCMEGDKEIMAYGTTKINGKYSITVNGFNYDKYGGKACTAKLHMPPKNSPCNIPTNLHWGIKGAKLRVKSKTPHEVVLYAKPFAYAPKKPYKQCYKPTPTPTPTPYYYKSPPPPSPAYYYKSPPPPSPLPPKHYYYNSPPPPKNSPSPSPPYYYKSPPPPSTPYYYKSPPPPSHFPVHPPYYYKSPPPPSPSLPPPYYYESPPPPSSSPPPPYYYKSPPPPSPTTTPPYYYKSPPPPSSSPPPPYYYKSPPPPSPSPPPPYYYKSPPPPLPILAPPYYYKSPPPPSPSPPSPYYYKSPPPPSPSPHPPYYYKSPPPPSSSPPPPYYYKSPPPPSLSPPPAYYYKSPPPPSPSPPPPYYYKSPPPPTYSPPPSYYYKSPPPPSPYPPPPYYYKSPPPPSHSPPPPYYYKSPPPPSPSPPSPYYYKSPPPPSPSPPHPYYYKSPPPPSPSPQPPYYYKSPPPPTYSPPPYLYKSPPPPSPSPPPPYLYKSPPPPSPSPLPPYHYMSPPPPSPLPPPPYYYKSPPPPSPSQPPPYLYKSPPPPSPSPPPPYHYLSPPPPSPLPPPPYYYKSPPPPSPSQPPPYLYKSPPPPSSSPPPPYHYTSPPPPSLSPPPPYLYKSPPPPSPSPPPPYLYKSPPPPSPSPPPPYHYTSPPPPSSSPPPPYLYKSPPPPSHSPPPPYYYKSPPPPSPSPPPPYLYKSPPPPYHYSSPPPPVKSPPLQAYPYASPPPPTYY; encoded by the exons ATGACATTTCCCAGCGGCGGCCCCTCAAGGGCATGGGGCCGTCTGATTCGGCCGCAGCTGCTACTGGCATTCGCCATTGGGCTGTTCCTTTCCAGCGTTAATGTAGTCCAGGCAGATGCTGACCCCTACATCTACGCCTCCCCTCCACCACCGTATGTCTATATGTCGCCGCCCCCACCCTCTCCCTCTCCTCCGCCACCTTATTTGTATAAATCACCTCCACCACCATCCCCTTCTCCGCCACCACCATATATCTATAAATCTCCCCCGCCCCCATCCCCTTCTCCACCACGGCCTTATGTCTACAAGTCACCTCCGCCACCATCCTCTTCTCCACCGCCACCATATGTCTACAAATCTCCACCACCGCCTCCTTATGTCTACAAATCTCCACCACCGCCTTCTCCATCTCCACCGCCACCATATGTTTACAAATCTCCGCCACCACCTTCTCCATCTCCACCACCTCCTTACATCTACAAATCTCCACCACCTCCTTACATCTACAAATCTCCACCACCTCCTTACATCTACAAATCTCCACCACCCCCTTCTCCATCTCCTCCGCCACCATATGTTTACAAATCTCCACCACCACCTTCTCCATCTCCACCGCCTCCTTACATCTACAAATCTCCACCACCGCCTCTTTCATCTCCTCCGCCAATACCATATGTTTATAAATCTCCACCGCCACCCATTCCATCTCCATCGCCACCATATGTGTACAAATCTCCACCACCTCCATTGCTTTCTCCAGTTCCACCATATCAATACAAGTCCCCACCTCCACCTTCaccatcaccaccaccaccatacTACTATAAGTCCCCACCACCACCGTCGCCTACTCCTTCTCCACCTTACTATTACAAGTCGCCTCCACCACCATTGTCGTCCCCACCACCTCCTTATTCTTACAAATCCCCACCACCACCGTCCTATTCTCCTCCACCATACTATTACAAGTcgcctccaccaccatctctATCGTCACCACCTCCCTACTACTACAAGTCCCCGCCTCCACCGCCCAAATTACCTTCTCCACCTTATTATTACAAGTCGCCGCCGCCACCATCGCCATCACCACCACCCCCCTACTATTATAAATCTCCGCCGCCTCCAGCTAAATCTCCAACATTGCCACCTTACTATTACAAATCTCCACCACCACCAATGCCTTACCCTCATCCCCACCCCCATCCATTTGTTTTTAAGGTTGTTGGAAAGGTTTACTGCTTCAGATGTTATGATTGGAAGTATCCAAAGAAGTCACATGCCAAGAAACATCTCCAag GTGCTGTTGTGGAAGTGAAGTGCATGGAAGGTGATAAAGAAATAATGGCATATGGAACCACTAAGATCAATGGCAAATACAGCATCACTGTAAATGGCTTCAATTACGACAAATATGGAGGCAAGGCTTGCACAGCCAAGCTCCACATGCCTCCGAAGAACTCCCCATGCAACATTCCCACAAACCTCCATTGGGGCATCAAAGGTGCCAAGCTTAGGGTCAAGTCCAAGACCCCTCATGAAGTTGTTCTTTATGCTAAACCTTTTGCCTATGCACCTAAGAAACCTTACAAGCAATGCTATAAGCCGACCCCCACCCCCACGCCTACCCCTTACTACTACAAGTCCCCGCCTCCTCCATCCCCAGCCTATTACTACAAGTCCCCACCACCTCCTTCGCCATTACCACCAAAAcattattattacaattctCCACCACCGCCTAAAAATTCACCATCGCCTTCTCCTCCATACTACTACAAGTCACCACCACCTCCATCAACACCCTACTACTACAAATCACCCCCACCACCATCACATTTCCCTGTTCACCCACCATACTACTACAAGTCTCCCCCACCTCCTTCACCTTCTCTTCCCCCACCCTATTACTACGAATCCCCACCCCCACCATCTTCGTCACCCCCGCCGCCTTACTACTACAAGTCTCCTCCACCACCATCACCAACTACTACACCACCTTACTATTACAAGTcgcctccaccaccatcttcCTCTCCTCCACCACCTTACTATTACAAATCTCCACCCCCACCATCTCCATCACCCCCACCTCCTTACTATTACAAGTCCCCCCCACCACCATTACCAATTCTTGCACCACCTTATTATTATAAGTcgcctccaccaccatctcccTCTCCTCCATCACCTTACTATTACAAATCTCCACCCCCACCATCTCCATCACCGCATCCTCCATACTACTACAAGTCTCCCCCACCACCATCATCATCTCCTCCACCACCTTATTACTACAAATCTCCTCCTCCACCATCTTTATCACCACCACCTGCATACTACTACAAATCACCCCCGCCACCATCTCCATCTCCCCCACCACCTTATTACTACAAATCTCCACCCCCGCCAACCTATTCACCACCTCCTTCATACTACTACAAGTCTCCCCCTCCACCGTCACCATATCCTCCTCCACCCTACTACTACAAGTCCCCACCTCCACCATCTCATTCACCACCTCCCCCATATTACTACAAGTCTCCTCCACCACCGTCTCCATCTCCTCCTTCACCATACTACTACAAGTCTCCTCCACCACCATCCCCATCACCACCACATCCTTACTACTACAAGTCACCCCCGCCACCATCTCCATCTCCCCAGCCACCTTACTACTACAAATCTCCTCCCCCGCCAACCTATTCACCACCACCTTACCTTTACAAGTCTCCTCCACCACCATCGCCATCTCCCCCACCACCTTACCTTTACAAGTCTCCCCCACCACCATCGCCATCTCCTTTACCACCTTACCACTACATGTCTCCACCCCCACCATCCCCATTGCCACCTCCTCCATACTACTACAAGTCTCCGCCACCACCATCGCCATCCCAACCTCCTCCATAC CTTTACAAGTCTCCCCCACCACCATCTCCATCTCCTCCACCACCTTACCACTACTTGTCTCCACCCCCACCATCCCCATTGCCACCTCCTCCATACTACTACAAGTCTCCGCCGCCACCATCGCCATCTCAACCTCCTCCATACCTTTACAAGTCTCCCCCACCACCATCATCATCTCCTCCACCACCTTACCACTACACATCTCCACCCCCACCATCCCTATCGCCACCTCCTCCATACCTCTACAAGTCTCCACCACCTCCATCACCATCGCCACCTCCTCCATACCTCTACAAGTCTCCACCACCTCCATCACCATCTCCTCCACCGCCTTACCACTACACATCTCCACCCCCACCATCCTCATCCCCACCCCCTCCATACCTATACAAGTCTCCCCCACCACCATCCCATTCACCACCACCTCCCTATTACTACAAGTCACCCCCACCCCCTTCACCATCTCCTCCACCACCATACCTCTACAAATCTCCCCCTCCCCCATACCACTACTCCTCACCTCCCCCGCCAGTGAAGTCACCCCCACTTCAAGCATACCCCTATGCTTCTCCTCCACCGCCAACTTACTACTAA
- the LOC127811371 gene encoding extensin-2-like isoform X9: protein MTFPSGGPSRAWGRLIRPQLLLAFAIGLFLSSVNVVQADADPYIYASPPPPYVYMSPPPPSPSPPPPYLYKSPPPPSPSPPPPYIYKSPPPPSPSPPRPYVYKSPPPPSSSPPPPYVYKSPPPPPYVYKSPPPPSPSPPPPYVYKSPPPPSPSPPPPYIYKSPPPPYIYKSPPPPYIYKSPPPPSPSPPPPYVYKSPPPPSPSPPPPYIYKSPPPPLSSPPPIPYVYKSPPPPIPSPSPPYVYKSPPPPLLSPVPPYQYKSPPPPSPSPPPPYYYKSPPPPSPTPSPPYYYKSPPPPLSSPPPPYSYKSPPPPSYSPPPYYYKSPPPPSLSSPPPYYYKSPPPPPKLPSPPYYYKSPPPPSPSPPPPYYYKSPPPPAKSPTLPPYYYKSPPPPMPYPHPHPHPFVFKVVGKVYCFRCYDWKYPKKSHAKKHLQGAVVEVKCMEGDKEIMAYGTTKINGKYSITVNGFNYDKYGGKACTAKLHMPPKNSPCNIPTNLHWGIKGAKLRVKSKTPHEVVLYAKPFAYAPKKPYKQCYKPTPTPTPTPYYYKSPPPPSPAYYYKSPPPPSPLPPKHYYYNSPPPPKNSPSPSPPYYYKSPPPPSTPYYYKSPPPPSHFPVHPPYYYKSPPPPSPSLPPPYYYESPPPPSSSPPPPYYYKSPPPPSPTTTPPYYYKSPPPPSSSPPPPYYYKSPPPPSPSPPPPYYYKSPPPPLPILAPPYYYKSPPPPSPSPPSPYYYKSPPPPSPSPHPPYYYKSPPPPSSSPPPPYYYKSPPPPSLSPPPAYYYKSPPPPSPSPPPPYYYKSPPPPTYSPPPSYYYKSPPPPSPYPPPPYYYKSPPPPSHSPPPPYYYKSPPPPSPSPPSPYYYKSPPPPSPSPPHPYYYKSPPPPSPSPQPPYYYKSPPPPTYSPPPYLYKSPPPPSPSPPPPYLYKSPPPPSPSPLPPYHYMSPPPPSPLPPPPYYYKSPPPPSPSQPPPYLYKSPPPPSPSPPPPYHYTSPPPPSLSPPPPYLYKSPPPPSPSPPPPYLYKSPPPPSPSPPPPYHYTSPPPPSSSPPPPYLYKSPPPPSHSPPPPYYYKSPPPPSPSPPPPYLYKSPPPPYHYSSPPPPVKSPPLQAYPYASPPPPTYY from the exons ATGACATTTCCCAGCGGCGGCCCCTCAAGGGCATGGGGCCGTCTGATTCGGCCGCAGCTGCTACTGGCATTCGCCATTGGGCTGTTCCTTTCCAGCGTTAATGTAGTCCAGGCAGATGCTGACCCCTACATCTACGCCTCCCCTCCACCACCGTATGTCTATATGTCGCCGCCCCCACCCTCTCCCTCTCCTCCGCCACCTTATTTGTATAAATCACCTCCACCACCATCCCCTTCTCCGCCACCACCATATATCTATAAATCTCCCCCGCCCCCATCCCCTTCTCCACCACGGCCTTATGTCTACAAGTCACCTCCGCCACCATCCTCTTCTCCACCGCCACCATATGTCTACAAATCTCCACCACCGCCTCCTTATGTCTACAAATCTCCACCACCGCCTTCTCCATCTCCACCGCCACCATATGTTTACAAATCTCCGCCACCACCTTCTCCATCTCCACCACCTCCTTACATCTACAAATCTCCACCACCTCCTTACATCTACAAATCTCCACCACCTCCTTACATCTACAAATCTCCACCACCCCCTTCTCCATCTCCTCCGCCACCATATGTTTACAAATCTCCACCACCACCTTCTCCATCTCCACCGCCTCCTTACATCTACAAATCTCCACCACCGCCTCTTTCATCTCCTCCGCCAATACCATATGTTTATAAATCTCCACCGCCACCCATTCCATCTCCATCGCCACCATATGTGTACAAATCTCCACCACCTCCATTGCTTTCTCCAGTTCCACCATATCAATACAAGTCCCCACCTCCACCTTCaccatcaccaccaccaccatacTACTATAAGTCCCCACCACCACCGTCGCCTACTCCTTCTCCACCTTACTATTACAAGTCGCCTCCACCACCATTGTCGTCCCCACCACCTCCTTATTCTTACAAATCCCCACCACCACCGTCCTATTCTCCTCCACCATACTATTACAAGTcgcctccaccaccatctctATCGTCACCACCTCCCTACTACTACAAGTCCCCGCCTCCACCGCCCAAATTACCTTCTCCACCTTATTATTACAAGTCGCCGCCGCCACCATCGCCATCACCACCACCCCCCTACTATTATAAATCTCCGCCGCCTCCAGCTAAATCTCCAACATTGCCACCTTACTATTACAAATCTCCACCACCACCAATGCCTTACCCTCATCCCCACCCCCATCCATTTGTTTTTAAGGTTGTTGGAAAGGTTTACTGCTTCAGATGTTATGATTGGAAGTATCCAAAGAAGTCACATGCCAAGAAACATCTCCAag GTGCTGTTGTGGAAGTGAAGTGCATGGAAGGTGATAAAGAAATAATGGCATATGGAACCACTAAGATCAATGGCAAATACAGCATCACTGTAAATGGCTTCAATTACGACAAATATGGAGGCAAGGCTTGCACAGCCAAGCTCCACATGCCTCCGAAGAACTCCCCATGCAACATTCCCACAAACCTCCATTGGGGCATCAAAGGTGCCAAGCTTAGGGTCAAGTCCAAGACCCCTCATGAAGTTGTTCTTTATGCTAAACCTTTTGCCTATGCACCTAAGAAACCTTACAAGCAATGCTATAAGCCGACCCCCACCCCCACGCCTACCCCTTACTACTACAAGTCCCCGCCTCCTCCATCCCCAGCCTATTACTACAAGTCCCCACCACCTCCTTCGCCATTACCACCAAAAcattattattacaattctCCACCACCGCCTAAAAATTCACCATCGCCTTCTCCTCCATACTACTACAAGTCACCACCACCTCCATCAACACCCTACTACTACAAATCACCCCCACCACCATCACATTTCCCTGTTCACCCACCATACTACTACAAGTCTCCCCCACCTCCTTCACCTTCTCTTCCCCCACCCTATTACTACGAATCCCCACCCCCACCATCTTCGTCACCCCCGCCGCCTTACTACTACAAGTCTCCTCCACCACCATCACCAACTACTACACCACCTTACTATTACAAGTcgcctccaccaccatcttcCTCTCCTCCACCACCTTACTATTACAAATCTCCACCCCCACCATCTCCATCACCCCCACCTCCTTACTATTACAAGTCCCCCCCACCACCATTACCAATTCTTGCACCACCTTATTATTATAAGTcgcctccaccaccatctcccTCTCCTCCATCACCTTACTATTACAAATCTCCACCCCCACCATCTCCATCACCGCATCCTCCATACTACTACAAGTCTCCCCCACCACCATCATCATCTCCTCCACCACCTTATTACTACAAATCTCCTCCTCCACCATCTTTATCACCACCACCTGCATACTACTACAAATCACCCCCGCCACCATCTCCATCTCCCCCACCACCTTATTACTACAAATCTCCACCCCCGCCAACCTATTCACCACCTCCTTCATACTACTACAAGTCTCCCCCTCCACCGTCACCATATCCTCCTCCACCCTACTACTACAAGTCCCCACCTCCACCATCTCATTCACCACCTCCCCCATATTACTACAAGTCTCCTCCACCACCGTCTCCATCTCCTCCTTCACCATACTACTACAAGTCTCCTCCACCACCATCCCCATCACCACCACATCCTTACTACTACAAGTCACCCCCGCCACCATCTCCATCTCCCCAGCCACCTTACTACTACAAATCTCCTCCCCCGCCAACCTATTCACCACCACCTTACCTTTACAAGTCTCCTCCACCACCATCGCCATCTCCCCCACCACCTTACCTTTACAAGTCTCCCCCACCACCATCGCCATCTCCTTTACCACCTTACCACTACATGTCTCCACCCCCACCATCCCCATTGCCACCTCCTCCATACTACTACAAGTCTCCGCCACCACCATCGCCATCCCAACCTCCTCCATAC CTTTACAAGTCTCCCCCACCACCATCTCCATCTCCTCCACCAC CTTACCACTACACATCTCCACCCCCACCATCCCTATCGCCACCTCCTCCATACCTCTACAAGTCTCCACCACCTCCATCACCATCGCCACCTCCTCCATACCTCTACAAGTCTCCACCACCTCCATCACCATCTCCTCCACCGCCTTACCACTACACATCTCCACCCCCACCATCCTCATCCCCACCCCCTCCATACCTATACAAGTCTCCCCCACCACCATCCCATTCACCACCACCTCCCTATTACTACAAGTCACCCCCACCCCCTTCACCATCTCCTCCACCACCATACCTCTACAAATCTCCCCCTCCCCCATACCACTACTCCTCACCTCCCCCGCCAGTGAAGTCACCCCCACTTCAAGCATACCCCTATGCTTCTCCTCCACCGCCAACTTACTACTAA